AGGTGGACTCGTTGACACCGACCGAATTCGCGTACGCCGTGAAGTAGTTGGCGTTCACCCCGCCGGTCCGGAAGCTCGGGTCGCTGCCCGGCGCGATGATCCGGTACGGCGCCTCGGTCTGCGCCAGCACCTTGAACTCCTGCGGCACCGCGTTCGCGAAGTCCTGGAACAGCTGGGTGCGGCTCTCGTTGAACACCGACTGCGCGTCACCGACCTGCACGTCGTAGCCGTCGGCGGCGTGCAGCCGCATGGCGAGCGGCAGGGCCCAGGCGTCCACCCGGGTGGTGTTGCCGTTGAACACGTTCGGGCCGACGGTGAACTCGATGAAGTCGGCGTACTTGCTGGTCGGCGAGCCCAGGTAGAAGTACATCCGGCCGGAGGAGTTGGCGGGCATGTCGAGGTACGGCTGCTCGGCGATCGAGTGGACCTGGCCGTTGAAGCTCCAGTACACCTGGCTGTCCGGGTAGGCGCCGTTGGTGCGGTTCAGCACCTTCACCGTCAGCACGTTCGTCGCGGGCGGGATGCTGCTGGTGTCGCCCCAGAACGGGTCGGCGGTCGGAGTCGGCGTGGGCGTGGGCGTCGGGGTGCCGGTCGCGGTGGTGAAGACCTGGAACTCCCACAGCGAGTAGCCGTACGCGGTGGTCCGGGCGGTGCCGGCCATCCGCACGTAGCGGCCGGTGCCGGTGACGGTCAGCGTCTCGGTGCCGCCCGCGCCGGTGGTGGTGGCGTAGACCGGCGTCCAGTTGGCGCCGTCGCTGGAGACCAGCACCTGGTACGCCTTCGCGGCCGCGGTCTCCCACTGGAGCTGGATCCGGCAGACGGTCTGGACCGATCCGAGGTCGACCTGCAGCCACTGCGGGTCGCCGAAGGCGCTCGACCAGCGGGTGCCGGCGTTGCCGTCGAAGGCCGCGGAGGCGGGCGTCCCGGCGTTCTCGGCGGACGAGGCGGAGGCCGGCCTGCCCTGCGCGGCGTTCTGGGATCCGCAGGCGCCCGGCGCGGACCCGCCGTAGACCTGGAACTCCCAGAGCGAGTAGCCGTACTGGGTGGCCCGGGCGGTGCCGTACACCCGGACGTAGCGGCCGGTGCCGGTGACGTTCAGGGTCTGGGTGCCGCCGGCCCCGGTGGTGGTGGAGTAGACGGACGTCCAGGCGGCGGCGTCGTTGGAGACCTGCACCTGGAACGCCGTCGCGTACGCGGCCTCCCACTGCAGGACGACCTGACTGACGGCCTGGCTGGAGCCGAGGTCGACCTGCAGCCACTGCGGGTCGGCGGCGGCGCTGGACCAGCGGGTGCCGGTGTTGCCGTCGACCGCGGCGGAGGCGGGCGTCCCGGCGTTCTCGGTGGACGAGGCGGTGGCGGGCCGGCCCTGCGACAGCAGGACGACCGCCGCGCGGGCGGGCGGCGCCGGGGCGAGCGCGAGCACCAGGCTCGCCAGCAGGCCGGCGACGGCGAGGAGGGCGCACAGCGGCGCACTCCATCGGACGGGGGTGGTTCGTGGCGCGAGCATGTGTCGGCTCCTCGGTGCGCGTGCAGGTGGGGGACGGGGCGTGCGGGCGCGCAGCGAGAGAACGGAGGGCGGCGCTGCTGAGAGCGCTCTCTCGCACCAGCAGTGTGATGACCTGCCAGAACGGGTGTCAAGCGGGAGAGCGCTCTCCCAATTGAGCGTGTTCAGAAGACACTTGACGGGCCGTCGGAACCGGCCCCCGGCTCCTCCCCGACGCCCTGCGGGCGCACTCAGCCGGCGGCGCGCCTGAGCTCCGCCAGGTAGGCGTACACCTCGGGGAGCTTGGGGTGCTGCGGGCCGCCGACCCGCACCAGGTCCGCG
The DNA window shown above is from Streptomyces sp. TLI_171 and carries:
- a CDS encoding discoidin domain-containing protein, with amino-acid sequence MLAPRTTPVRWSAPLCALLAVAGLLASLVLALAPAPPARAAVVLLSQGRPATASSTENAGTPASAAVDGNTGTRWSSAAADPQWLQVDLGSSQAVSQVVLQWEAAYATAFQVQVSNDAAAWTSVYSTTTGAGGTQTLNVTGTGRYVRVYGTARATQYGYSLWEFQVYGGSAPGACGSQNAAQGRPASASSAENAGTPASAAFDGNAGTRWSSAFGDPQWLQVDLGSVQTVCRIQLQWETAAAKAYQVLVSSDGANWTPVYATTTGAGGTETLTVTGTGRYVRMAGTARTTAYGYSLWEFQVFTTATGTPTPTPTPTPTADPFWGDTSSIPPATNVLTVKVLNRTNGAYPDSQVYWSFNGQVHSIAEQPYLDMPANSSGRMYFYLGSPTSKYADFIEFTVGPNVFNGNTTRVDAWALPLAMRLHAADGYDVQVGDAQSVFNESRTQLFQDFANAVPQEFKVLAQTEAPYRIIAPGSDPSFRTGGVNANYFTAYANSVGVNESTSNIFGCAGTLANDAGMCSALNRHVATLPQSQWSDPTKYYAAGPANYYAKFWHDRAIDALAYGFPYDDYAGQSSYISHANPQWLEVAVGY